The genomic region AAACCGCCGCCAGCCTGTTCGGCCTGGGCAGCTATGGCGGGTCGAGCGACCGTTTGGCTGCACTGACCTGGGGCGCAGAAGATCTGTCTGCAGCGCTCGGCGCGTCGAGCAAGTTCGATACCGATGGGGAGTTGAGTTTCACCTATCAGCTTGCCCGTTCGCTCTGCCTGGCGGGTGCGGTTGCCGCCGAAGTCCAGCCGGTCGACAGCCTGTTCGGCGATTTCAGGGACGATGCGGGCCTTGAAGCGGATTGCGATAAGGGGCGCCGCGAAGGCTTTACCGGAAAGCTCGCCATTCATCCGGCCCAGGTGCCGATCATCAATGCTGCTTTTACGCCGAGCGCCGAAGAAATCGCGCATGCGCGCAAGGTTGTGGCGCTATTTGCGGAGAATCCGGATCTCGGCACGATCGGGCTAGACGGCAAAATGCTCGATCGGCCGCATCTGTTGCAGGCGCAGCGGGTGCTGGATCGGGCCGGTGCGGCGGCGCCCGACTGATCGATGGCTGCTGCCTGTTCGTCGAACGGCGATTTCCACAAGACCTCATAGTACGATACGCACCAGTCCAATTCTTTGAGGGGATAGGATTATGCGCGACACGCGAATTGGAAAAACCTGTATTGGCTTGGCGGCTGCCGGGCTGTTGATGGCGGCAAGCGGGGCGCTGGCGACACCCCAAGAGGATGCCGATGCGCTGTTTGCGGCGGAGGATTGGGCGGCGGCAGCCGAGGCTTATGACGCGCTGCTCACAACTGACCCCGCCAACGGCGCCAACTGGTTCAATTTAGCACGGGCCCGCCATTCGGCGGAAGATTTGTCCGCGGCACGCGCGGCTTATCTGCAAGCTATTGAGGCCGGCTATACCCCGGCAGCGCGCGCGCATTTTCATCTTGCCCGCGCGCTGATGACGCTGGGCGACACCGATGGCGCACTGACCCAGATCGAAGCGATTGCGGCCAGTGGAACGCCGCTCGGCAGCACGATCCAGGCGACAGCGGAATTTGGCGATCTGGCTGAGAATGCGCGGTTCGCCGCCGCGATCGCGGCGATGGCGCCCTGCACCGATCCCGTCTATCGCGCGTTCGATTTCTGGCTTGGCGAATGGGATGTAAACACGCCTTCGAGCCCGCAAACCGCGAGCAGCCGGATTTCCTCGCAACATGGTGGATGTGTCGTTCTCGAAGAGTTTGACGCCGGCGCCTATACCGGAATGAGCATCAATTTCGTCGATTCAACAACCGGGCGTTGGCACCAGAGCTGGATGGCGAATAATGGCATCCCGATATATCTCGAAGGCAATCTCAATGCCGAGGGTGCGATGGTGCTGAGTGATGCCGATCTCCCGATCAGCACGGCCACCGGCACGATCAACCGGGTTACCTGGTCGCAGGAAGAGGGCGGCGCTGTGCGCCAGTTCTGGGAAGTGTCGAGCGATGGCGGCGAGACCTGGACCGTCGCATTCGATGGCCTCTACACGCCGCGCGCCGCAGAAGAATAAGCCCCGCCTATTCGGCTTCGGCTGCGGCGTTGGCTTCGTCTTGTTCGCGTTGCCGGGCGGCGAGGCGCGGCTCCATCAGCGCGATCGTTTCGATCCGGTCGAGCGCATTGCGTGCCGCGATATAGCGGCGCGCATCGGCAATCCATTGTTCGGCCGCCTCGCGTTCGGGCAGGCGCAGCACCTCGGCGAGCGCGGTATCGACCTGGCCAACCGCCAGCTTGTCACGGGCGCGCTGCAAGCGCTGGCGCGGGGCTGGCGAGGGTGTGCCTTCCTGGCGCAGGACGAACAGCTCGGAAAATTCGCGCCGCGTTGCATCCCACCAGCTTTCACCCTCGCCGATCCCGATCAGTTCGGGCTCAAGCGCGGTCAGCCGGGATTGCAGGCCGTCGAGCGTTACAGGCTGTTGGGAAGCAGCGATGACGCGGGCCACCGCTTCAGGCGCCGAGCGGCCAAATCGTTCGCGGAGCAGGCCTTCGATATAGCCAAGCGCGACCCCGCGATCGAGCGCGCGGCGGGCGGCAAAGGCAACCAGCAACCCTTCGGCGCGGTCGGCATTGCCCGCTGCGGCGCCAGCGCGCGTCCCGATCCGGTCGATCCGGTCTTCGAGCTGCGCGACGCGGCGCGCCAATGTCGCACGATCGGCTTCGATTTCAGCTGTGTCCGGGGTTTCTCCAACCGGCGCGCCGGGTTCGCCGGGTTCGGTATCATCGAGCTGGCGTTCAAGCGCGGCGACAGCAGCGCTGCTCTCCGGCGATGTGGCCTCTGTTTCTTCGGCGCTGAATATGCCGAGCGAGGGGCCATAATTGACGAGGAACCAGCCCATCCCGATCACGCCGCCCAGAAAGGCGACGCCGGCGATGATCAGCACCCGGATCAGCGAGCGCCGGGGCGTGTCTTCGGTTTCGATCGGTTCATAATCGCGCGGCATAAGGTGACTTCATACTCCGAACAGACGCGTCAGGCGCGCCGGGCGGCCAGCTTTACCTGATCGGATCGCTCTCGCCTAGCGCCGATGCGGCGGCCAGCATGGCCGGCTCATTGGGCTGTGCAGCGGCCATTGCCATGCCCCATCCAGTGCCTGCTCGTTCCAGCGCTGCGGCACTGATCGCTACGAGCCGCAAAGCGCTACGCTCCACGGCTTGTTCGGTGCAGAGCGCGTCCAGATATTCAGCCGCTCGCGGCGAATGGACAAGAATCACCATATCGGGCCGGAGATGCGCGGCGAGATTGGGTGGCGGCACGCGTTTGGCGTCGTAAACCGTGGCGCGCGTTATGGTGAGGCCGCTCTCGTCAAAGGGTCGGGTCGCTGCGCCGGCAGGATGGAAGATCCGCGCCACACCATCGCCGCGCATTCGATCAGCCAGCTCGGCCACGCCGCCACTGCCAGCGATGATCTCCACAAAACCGGCCTCCTTCGCCGCCACGCCCGTCGCTGTGCCGACCGCATAGAGCGGCAAGTCGCAAAAATCCGTCAGCCCTTCCCCGCCAAACAGCGCTGCATTGGCGCTCGTCATCATGACGGCATCGAAACTTTCGGCAGATGGCGCTGTCCATGGGCATGACGTCAGTGTGAAAAGCGGCAGCAATACAGGGTTCCAGCCCGCTTCACGCGCGCGTTGCGCTGTGTGGCTGGCACCCGGTTCGGGCCGCAAGACCAACAGATCTGACGTCATCGGGCAAATAGCGCGCGCAAGGCCGGGCTGGCGCGCTCCAACAGATCGGAACCCAGCTTTTCTGCGGTTCTCAGGCGATCATCAATCGCGCCGGACGCTTCCGCCTCGACAGTTTCGCTGCCGTCGTGCCGCAATATCTGCGCGCGGATGGTCATGACGTCATCGTCGATCTGCGCCAGAGCGGCAACCGGCGAATGACAATCGCCACCAACCGCGAGGAGCAGCGCCCGTTCGGCTTCGATGCACTGAAATGTCGCACTATCGTTGATCGCCGCGATCATCGCGCGGAGTTCGGCATCCGCCGCGCGCGTTTCGACGCCGATCGCACCCTGCTGGGCTGCCGGCAGCATCGCTTCAACCGGGATCGCTGCGCCAATATCGCTGTGCCCCAGCCGGTCCAGCCCGGCTGCTGCCAGCAAGGTGGCGTCGATCGCGCCATTTTCGACCGCTGCGAGGCGGGTAGCGACATTGCCGCGTAGCGATTCAACAACCAGATCGGGGCGCAGAGACACTATTTGCGCCGCGCGCCGGGGCGATGACGTGCCGATCCGCGCCCCCTCAGGCAAATCGGCGATGCTATGCGCTCCAATCAGCCGGTCGCGCATATCGGCCCGAGGCAGATTGGCCGCGAGAATGATCTCGGCTGGCCGAACCGTCTCCACATCCTTCATCGAATGGACGGTGAAATCGATATCCCCTGCGCCAAGTGCCCGATCGAGCTCCTTTGTCCATAGCGCTTTTCCGCCGATTTCTGCCAATGGCCGATCCTGCACCGCATCGCCCGTCGTGCGCACGGGAACGATGGTGATGTCATCGTCTGACAGGCCATGGGCGTTGCTCAGCGCCGACTTCACCATCTGGGCCTGGGCAAGTGCAA from Parasphingopyxis sp. CP4 harbors:
- a CDS encoding uroporphyrinogen-III synthase, with product MTSDLLVLRPEPGASHTAQRAREAGWNPVLLPLFTLTSCPWTAPSAESFDAVMMTSANAALFGGEGLTDFCDLPLYAVGTATGVAAKEAGFVEIIAGSGGVAELADRMRGDGVARIFHPAGAATRPFDESGLTITRATVYDAKRVPPPNLAAHLRPDMVILVHSPRAAEYLDALCTEQAVERSALRLVAISAAALERAGTGWGMAMAAAQPNEPAMLAAASALGESDPIR
- a CDS encoding CoA ester lyase gives rise to the protein MARQAIVTQSPRSWLFVPADSEKKIGKALGGEADAIILDLEDSVAEANKPAARGVAADAIRSAADHAAQIWVRINPLDSGMVADDLAAIIGAKPHGVMLPKSESGDDIAALHAMLDSEEAKQDVTPGATAISAVATETAASLFGLGSYGGSSDRLAALTWGAEDLSAALGASSKFDTDGELSFTYQLARSLCLAGAVAAEVQPVDSLFGDFRDDAGLEADCDKGRREGFTGKLAIHPAQVPIINAAFTPSAEEIAHARKVVALFAENPDLGTIGLDGKMLDRPHLLQAQRVLDRAGAAAPD
- a CDS encoding tetratricopeptide repeat protein, which encodes MRDTRIGKTCIGLAAAGLLMAASGALATPQEDADALFAAEDWAAAAEAYDALLTTDPANGANWFNLARARHSAEDLSAARAAYLQAIEAGYTPAARAHFHLARALMTLGDTDGALTQIEAIAASGTPLGSTIQATAEFGDLAENARFAAAIAAMAPCTDPVYRAFDFWLGEWDVNTPSSPQTASSRISSQHGGCVVLEEFDAGAYTGMSINFVDSTTGRWHQSWMANNGIPIYLEGNLNAEGAMVLSDADLPISTATGTINRVTWSQEEGGAVRQFWEVSSDGGETWTVAFDGLYTPRAAEE
- the hemC gene encoding hydroxymethylbilane synthase, giving the protein MTPPLTLGTRGSPLALAQAQMVKSALSNAHGLSDDDITIVPVRTTGDAVQDRPLAEIGGKALWTKELDRALGAGDIDFTVHSMKDVETVRPAEIILAANLPRADMRDRLIGAHSIADLPEGARIGTSSPRRAAQIVSLRPDLVVESLRGNVATRLAAVENGAIDATLLAAAGLDRLGHSDIGAAIPVEAMLPAAQQGAIGVETRAADAELRAMIAAINDSATFQCIEAERALLLAVGGDCHSPVAALAQIDDDVMTIRAQILRHDGSETVEAEASGAIDDRLRTAEKLGSDLLERASPALRALFAR